One window of the Candidatus Kaelpia imicola genome contains the following:
- a CDS encoding PKD domain-containing protein has product AGDLADSVQSHTYSLAGTYTATLTVTDDQGLSSTNTDNSVEITVEKSPPVIGDIMIDDESNELCASYDGNEACHTFSINVDNTEATYDPDGEIDLYEWDSGDNHTASGKWFTSFAHTYGQGLYIATLEVTDNDGLITTKKFDVKVDVECSNTVECNSNTSPYCVDNQCVECRSSSDCPNVGASCISNSCHFGEKRCPQANGNNYSTLDGCKGQCKKLNGSYTSGCIEHCSWHDEDGDIHYEEGAIKCSVNQDNKITVDGSQYTRSMQWYQCSCH; this is encoded by the coding sequence CTGCTGGAGATTTGGCTGATTCAGTACAATCTCATACCTATAGCTTAGCCGGCACTTATACAGCTACTTTAACAGTGACTGATGATCAAGGTCTTTCAAGTACAAATACGGACAACAGCGTAGAGATTACAGTAGAAAAATCTCCTCCTGTAATCGGTGATATTATGATTGATGATGAAAGTAATGAACTCTGTGCTAGTTATGATGGAAACGAAGCCTGCCATACATTTTCTATTAATGTTGATAATACAGAAGCAACATATGATCCAGATGGAGAGATAGACCTATATGAATGGGATTCTGGAGACAATCATACAGCTAGTGGAAAGTGGTTTACGAGCTTTGCTCACACTTATGGTCAGGGTCTCTATATAGCTACATTAGAAGTAACAGACAACGATGGTTTAATCACCACTAAGAAGTTTGACGTAAAAGTAGATGTAGAGTGTTCTAATACTGTAGAGTGTAACTCCAATACATCCCCCTATTGTGTAGATAATCAATGTGTTGAATGTCGCTCATCTAGTGATTGCCCTAATGTGGGGGCTTCATGTATAAGTAATAGTTGTCACTTTGGAGAGAAGAGATGTCCTCAAGCTAATGGGAATAATTATTCAACGTTGGATGGATGTAAAGGGCAATGTAAGAAGCTTAACGGCAGCTATACAAGTGGATGTATAGAACATTGTAGCTGGCACGATGAGGATGGCGATATTCACTATGAAGAAGGAGCAATAAAATGTTCAGTTAATCAAGATAATAAGATTACGGTGGATGGATCTCAGTATACTCGTAGCATGCAGTGGTACCAATGCAGTTGTCATTAA